From the genome of Vicia villosa cultivar HV-30 ecotype Madison, WI linkage group LG2, Vvil1.0, whole genome shotgun sequence, one region includes:
- the LOC131651861 gene encoding ubiquinol oxidase 1, mitochondrial-like: protein MMMMMMRHGGNGARNTAMFLAKKGLLGGEVAAPNKWGSLVLRNGSTLAANLSDQKENNNHLEKMKSSSQGSAGANGGNKDEKGIMSYWGIQPSKITKQDGTEWKWNCFRPWETYKADVTIDLTKHHAPTTFLDKMAYWTVKSLRYPTDLFFQRRYGCRAMMLETVAAVPGMVGGMLLHCKSLRRFEQSGGWIKALLEEAENERMHLMTFMEVAKPRWYERALVITVQGVFFNAYFLGYLVSPKFAHRMVGYLEEEAIHSYTEFLKELDKGNIENVPAPAIAIDYWQLPPNSTLRDVVMVVRADEAHHRDVNHFASDIHYQGRELREAAAPIGYH, encoded by the exons atgatgatgatgatgatgaggcatGGTGGCAATGGTGCTAGGAACACTGCAATGTTTTTAGCAAAGAAAGGTTTACTAGGTGGTGAAGTTGCTGCTCCAAACAAATGGGGTTCTTTGGTTTTGAGGAATGGTAGTACTCTTGCTGCTAATTTGTCAGATCAGAAGGAGAATAATAACCATCTTGAGAAGATGAAATCATCTTCTCAAGGTAGTGCTGGTGCTAATGGTGGaaacaaagatgaaaagggaataATGAGCTATTGGGGTATTCAGCCCTCAAAGATCACAAAACAAGATGGTACTGAATGGAAGTGGAATTGCTTCAGG CCATGGGAGACATACAAAGCAGATGTTACAATTGATCTGACCAAACATCATGCACCAACAACTTTTCTGGACAAAATGGCTTATTGGACTGTTAAGAGTCTTAGGTACCCTACAGATCTCTTTTTCCAGAGAAGGTATGGATGCCGAGCAATGATGCTTGAGACGGTTGCCGCTGTTCCTGGCATGGTGGGAGGAATGCTACTTCACTGCAAATCGTTGCGCCGATTCGAGCAAAGTGGTGGATGGATCAAGGCATTGCTAGAAGAAGCCGAGAACGAGCGGATGCATCTGATGACATTCATGGAAGTAGCGAAACCGAGGTGGTATGAGCGTGCTCTTGTCATAACTGTGCAAGGTGTTTTCTTTAATGCTTATTTCTTAGGCTATTTGGTGTCGCCGAAATTTGCTCACCGTATGGTTGGTTACCTTGAGGAAGAAGCTATTCATTCTTATACTGAGTTTCTGAAGGAGCTTGATAAAGGGAATATAGAAAATGTTCCTGCTCCAGCTATTGCTATTGactattggcagcttccaccaaACTCTACTTTGAGGGATGTTGTTATGGTTGTCAGAGCTGATGAAGCACATCATCGCGATGTCAACCACTTTGCATCA GATATACATTACCAGGGAAGGGAATTAAGAGAAGCTGCTGCTCCAATTGGTTATCACTAG